One part of the Phragmites australis chromosome 3, lpPhrAust1.1, whole genome shotgun sequence genome encodes these proteins:
- the LOC133912978 gene encoding protein VAPYRIN-like, whose product MDRLVIPEPSSEVVVRVEPGRQSRGELTLRNAMHTMPVAFRLQPAVRGRFAVRPHTGILAPLAAVTVEVVYLASAAPEGPGGEGGGRRGEDALLLHSVVAPGAAVKEPVMALDSVNPEWFSARRKQVFVDSGIRATFVGASVAARLVAAGAVEALREVLDRSEPEWRAADATDESGRTLLDLAVGLSRADIAQVLLEYGADADKPSHGRTPLETAAASGECLIAELLLANGATPAGSDALHVAAAAGHNDVLKLLLGKPASASPASSSSASFSCSFTSIDAAGRDGKTPLRLAAEAGRRDAVKALLAAGARAETRCGTDGASALHAAARRGDEAVASLLLSHGAAGTVSVRDATGKTAFEIAAEEGHAGRIMESLGLGEAILAAARKGETRAIRRAADGGASVAGRDAHGWTPLMRAAFKGRADTVRDLIDRGADVDAADAEGYTALHCAAEVGRADVVDLLLKNGANAKASTVKGRTAADAAAAAGKSKVVRLLEKAGGMGRKDVSEKAAPMVAKAGSLDRRRRVRKGSSGAIRFGGGKEGFEAAAVTVGWSH is encoded by the coding sequence ATGGATCGGTTGGTGATACCGGAGCCGTCGAGCGAGGTGGTGGTGCGGGTGGAGCCCGGGAGGCAGTCGAGGGGGGAGCTCACGCTGCGGAACGCGATGCACACCATGCCGGTGGCGTTCAGGCTGCAGCCGGCTGTGAGGGGCCGCTTCGCGGTGCGCCCGCACACGGGGATTTTGGCGCCGCTAGCCGCGGTCACAGTGGAGGTGGTGTACCTGGCGTCGGCGGCGCCCGAGGGTCCTGGCGGGGAAGGCGGCGGGAGACGCGGGGAGGACGCGTTGCTGCTGCACAGCGTGGTGGCGCCCGGCGCGGCGGTGAAGGAGCCCGTGATGGCGCTGGACTCGGTCAACCCAGAGTGGTTCTCGGCGAGGAGGAAGCAGGTGTTCGTGGACAGCGGCATCAGGGCGACCTTCGTGGGCGCGTCCGTCGCGGCCCGCCTGGTCGCGGCCGGCGCGGTGGAGGCGCTCAGGGAGGTGCTTGACCGCAGCGAGCCCGAGTGGCGCGCTGCGGACGCCACCGACGAGTCCGGGCGTACGTTGCTCGACCTCGCCGTCGGCCTCAGCCGTGCCGACATCGCCCAGGTGCTGCTCGAGTATGGCGCCGACGCCGACAAGCCGAGCCACGGCCGGACGCCCCTCGAGactgccgccgcctccggcgagTGCCTCATCGCCGAGCTCCTCCTCGCCAACGGCGCGACACCCGCCGGCTCAGACGCGCTCCAcgtggcggccgccgccggACACAACGACGTCTTGAAGCTGCTTCTTGGCAAGCCTGCCTCTGCTTcacccgcctcctcctcgtccgcgTCCTTCTCTTGTTCATTCACATCTATCGACGCGGCGGGGAGGGATGGCAAGACTCCTCTACGGTTGGCGGCGGAAGCGGGGCGCCGGGACGCGGTGAAAGCGCTCCTCGCGGCGGGCGCAAGGGCCGAAACGAGGTGCGGCACAGATGGGGCCTCGGCCCTCCACGCCGCGGCGAGGCGCGGGGACGAGGCTGTCGCGTCTCTTCTCCTGTCCCACGGTGCGGCCGGCACGGTCTCTGTGCGCGACGCGACGGGCAAGACGGCCTTCGAGATCGCCGCCGAGGAGGGCCACGCCGGGCGGATCATGGAGTCCCTGGGCCTCGGCGAGGCGATCCTTGCCGCCGCACGCAAGGGCGAGACGAGGGCCATCCGGCGAGCGGCCGACGGCGGCGCGTCCGTCGCGGGGCGTGACGCGCACGGGTGGACGCCGCTCATGCGCGCCGCCTTCAAAGGGAGGGCCGACACGGTGCGCGACCTCATCGACCGCGGAGCGGACGTCGACGCAGCCGATGCCGAGGGCTACACGGCGCTGCACTGCGCGGCCGAGGTGGGTCGCGCCGATGTGGTGGACCTCCTCCTAAAGAACGGCGCAAACGCCAAGGCCTCGACGGTGAAAGGACGAACTGCAGCCGatgccgcggccgccgcggggAAGTCTAAGGTGGTGCGACTTCTTGAGAAAGCCGGCGGCATGGGGAGAAAGGATGTCAGTGAGAAGGCAGCGCCGATGGTGGCGAAGGCAGGCAGCTTGGACAGGAGGCGGAGGGTGCGAAAGGGGAGTAGCGGCGCCATACGGTTTGGTGGCGGCAAGGAGGGATTTGAAGCTGCCGCGGTTACTGTGGGATGGTCACACTAG